From Bradyrhizobium erythrophlei:
CCTGAGGATTGAAATTGCACTGATCCGAAACCTGCTACCCCGGGTCCAATCATGTCCGGTGCCCTTGACCTAACCGAGCCCCGCCATCTTCTGACGAAGCTGTCGTACGAAATCGATACGCTCGCAGCAGACCCCCGCAACAGCTATGCGGCAATCAACGCTCTCCGCGACGCCTATCATTTGCGTGAATGGATTTGGCACGGCCGCTTGAAGAAGAACCCTGGGCTCCAAGCTCAGATCACGGGACGGGAGACCAAGGGGGCGGTTGCGGAAAGAGAATGTAAATGGAAGGAGTACGTCAACAGAAAATGTCAGAATTTTTCTCTCATCCAAGAACTATGCAACGGTTCAAAACACTTCAGGCCTAAGGCTTCGGACGAAGTGCAGGCCACTCATCACGCTGGATACGGTAGCCCTCTTTTTGCCTATGGCGCTGGGGTTCTCGGTTATGGCGTCGACGGCCTTTTCGTGCAGGTCAAAGCCGGGCACATCGTTTCAGTGACCCATCTCCTCGAATCCGCCCATGATTTCTGGATAAAGCTGTTTGAGCGGTCCCCACAACTAGGTTGACGTGAACCTTACGCGAGAGGCATCTGTCAGTGAAGGCGATTGTGTTGTCTGCGGGGGATGGCCCAAAGCAGATCAATCATCAATGCGGTTATTGATTGACAGCCTTCCACTGCAGGAGGTGGAGCAGATTTGCGACGGATGCTTACAGGCGTTTCGGACCAATTGCGTCGTTGGACCAAACCCTAGGCCGGACGGGCGGACAAGACATAGAGAGCGATCTAAGCGAACGATCTGTTTCGATAGACTGGCGCCGGGGGTTTATCGCCATTCAGTCTTCTGCTGGTTCATTGTCTTCCTCTATTTCAACTTCCCCTTCGCCGCAATTTAAGGCAGCGCGAGCCAGATTTATCTCTAGCAATTTGGCCAATGCATCTTCTTCCGAGATGTCAGCAGGCCATCCATAGGCTGCCGCGACAGCCGCATCGAGATCGCGATGGACGTCGGTGAGCCATTGCGGGCGCTGATTATAAAGGTTGGTTAGCGTTCGGGTTTTCAGCGTAACGGCGGCCTGCGCATCTTTCGGCAGGATACGGTCGGGATAGCCGGGGACAACTTCGGGCTCGATCTTCACGAGGTCAGGCGGATTGAGCCACGCGTTACGCAATTCATCGAGCCGCCTTGCCGCCCTCGCAACCGTCTGCGCGCGCGGATCGTTCTCGTAGTCCTTTGCGGGGATATTGGGCGTCAAGCCCTTGGGGAAGGGAAAGGTCCGAAACACGCGCGAACTGTTGTATCGACGAGCGGTCGGATGATTTCCGTAGGGAGAACCGAGAGCTCTAGCCCAGGCTATGTGGAACCGGGAATGCAAAATACCGAAACTGGTGTCGTCTGATCGCGAAATAACAATAAGATTTTTGTCTGGAACGACGCCAGTGGGAAGCCACGCGAACACAGTGTGTGTCGGCGTCTCAGGAGTGGCAATTAACCTGTGATGCGAAGAAATGTTAGAGAACATCGCAGGCGCACGCCGAGCCAGAAGCCACCAGCTTTTCTTTTCTCCAACGGAGCCAGATTTCTCGCGTGCCGATTTTACAGGCTGAGCAATATGTTGAAATGGAGCTTCATAAAGACTCGCCGCACGCAAGCTCATTTCCCCGAAATTTATTATCCATTTGCCCGAACCGCGCGCGGTTACGTCTTCGCCATTCAACCAAGGGAATAAGACGTCCGAGTTTGGTCTACCATTCGGATTGAGCGGCAACATAAGCCACGCACGCGCGAGATCGCCGACAATATCAAACGCGCCTTTCTTAGAGATTCCGTTGAACGCCGTGTTGGCGTTTTCAGGAAGCGCTGTTGCCGTGGTCATATCTGTCGAGCGCGATGAAAGATCGGAATGGATTTTTTCTACCTTTCTTGAATCAAGCTCTGCAAATCCTTGTGGCTTTGGATGATCGAAGCAAACGAGAGATACGCGAACAGCAGCTCCTTCAATCGTCCACTCTTCATTTGACCATGCGGCAAAGATCCTGCCGGCCGCTGCGATGCGATCTAGCACAGCGCGATTTGCGCCCCCTCGTATCGAATTCGTTGAAACTAGGCCAACACGAAGCGCAGCCTCAGAGCAGAGTTGCTTCTCCGCTTTGTCAAACCAGTAACACACCAGGTCTGCGCCTCCTGGCACGCGTCCAAGGTAAATCTCTCTTAGCGTCTCCGTATAGTCCCCGCCTAAACTCTCCCTCATAAATTTATCGCCTAGAAATGGCGGATTGCCAACGATGAACTCGGCAGCGGGCCAACCAGCTTCGACAAACGATCCTTCGCTCCTTTTTGTGATCAGCGCGTCGCGGCATTCGATCGCGTCAAGCTTACGTAGAATAGGTGGTGGCTCAGAATAAATTCCATTGCGCCTGCGCCATTGAATATCGCCGATCCAAATCGTGGTGCGAGCCAACTCGGCAGCAAATGGATTGATTTCGATGCCATGTACGATCTCAGGGCCTACCTCTAAGGCCCTGGGCGAAAGTTCTAGTGCCTCACACTCAAGTACGGCACGATTTTCGAGGTCTTTTACGCCTTGAAGCGCGAGATAAAGAAAATTTCCCGATCCACATGCTGGATCAAGGATACGTATGTTGGCCAATCGGTGAAGAAATGCATCGCGCAACTCCATTGCTTGGGACCGAAGCTTGCGAGAAGCGGTATCGGCAGCGCGGCGATCCCCTGGACTCTGGCTTCGGGGGACAATACCTGACGCTTTCTCCGCAAGAGGAATGATCTGTGCCTTTATGCTCTCCCATTCAGCGCGCAACGGGCGCAGAATGACCGGCTCGACGATCATC
This genomic window contains:
- a CDS encoding class I SAM-dependent DNA methyltransferase, which produces MMIVEPVILRPLRAEWESIKAQIIPLAEKASGIVPRSQSPGDRRAADTASRKLRSQAMELRDAFLHRLANIRILDPACGSGNFLYLALQGVKDLENRAVLECEALELSPRALEVGPEIVHGIEINPFAAELARTTIWIGDIQWRRRNGIYSEPPPILRKLDAIECRDALITKRSEGSFVEAGWPAAEFIVGNPPFLGDKFMRESLGGDYTETLREIYLGRVPGGADLVCYWFDKAEKQLCSEAALRVGLVSTNSIRGGANRAVLDRIAAAGRIFAAWSNEEWTIEGAAVRVSLVCFDHPKPQGFAELDSRKVEKIHSDLSSRSTDMTTATALPENANTAFNGISKKGAFDIVGDLARAWLMLPLNPNGRPNSDVLFPWLNGEDVTARGSGKWIINFGEMSLRAASLYEAPFQHIAQPVKSAREKSGSVGEKKSWWLLARRAPAMFSNISSHHRLIATPETPTHTVFAWLPTGVVPDKNLIVISRSDDTSFGILHSRFHIAWARALGSPYGNHPTARRYNSSRVFRTFPFPKGLTPNIPAKDYENDPRAQTVARAARRLDELRNAWLNPPDLVKIEPEVVPGYPDRILPKDAQAAVTLKTRTLTNLYNQRPQWLTDVHRDLDAAVAAAYGWPADISEEDALAKLLEINLARAALNCGEGEVEIEEDNEPAED